A stretch of the Streptomyces sp. NBC_00078 genome encodes the following:
- a CDS encoding MFS transporter codes for MSPPRPLRANRDFLLLWTGAGLAFVGSRISTVAYPMLVLAYTGSASDAGIVGFFANLPYLLQLAGGVLADRVDRRRLMIVCDLGRITAVATLIAALAWGRFWLPQVACVAFCDNGLAILYRIAERASVRNLVRDDDLPVALSRNEARQRGAGLIGAPIGSFLFAVARWAPFVSTLVSSLASLVSLLMIRSKFQTERVKGPRRSMTADLRAGLAWAWHQPIVRVIALLIAGSNMLFAALTLSLQYIVRNEYSSAAQAGVAIGVIFGISGVGGLLGALNAAWWTRVASLPALVIGCNVVWAVLMPLVAVVRSPAGLGALFAGMGYAGALWNVAAASYQQRVTPDELQGRLLSVAILVAYGTVPLGSMAGGFLLNAWGTAHTVLALGACMAGLAVWTALSPAIRELATAPHDLASQT; via the coding sequence TTGAGTCCGCCCCGGCCGCTGCGCGCCAACCGGGACTTCCTGCTGCTGTGGACCGGCGCGGGCCTGGCCTTCGTCGGATCGCGGATCAGCACGGTGGCCTATCCGATGCTCGTCCTGGCCTATACCGGGTCGGCATCGGACGCCGGGATCGTCGGCTTCTTCGCCAATCTGCCGTACCTGCTGCAGCTGGCCGGCGGGGTGCTCGCCGACCGGGTCGATCGCAGACGGCTGATGATCGTGTGCGACCTGGGGCGGATCACCGCCGTCGCCACCCTGATCGCTGCCCTGGCGTGGGGGCGGTTCTGGCTGCCCCAGGTGGCCTGCGTCGCCTTCTGCGACAACGGGCTGGCGATCCTGTACCGGATAGCCGAGCGTGCCTCGGTGCGCAATCTGGTGCGTGACGACGATCTTCCGGTCGCGCTGTCCCGCAACGAGGCGCGGCAGCGCGGCGCCGGCCTGATCGGAGCCCCGATCGGCAGCTTCCTGTTCGCCGTGGCCCGTTGGGCGCCGTTCGTCTCCACCCTGGTCAGCTCGCTTGCATCGCTGGTGTCGCTGCTGATGATCCGCAGCAAGTTCCAGACGGAGCGGGTGAAAGGGCCACGTCGTTCGATGACTGCGGATCTCAGAGCGGGTCTGGCCTGGGCGTGGCATCAGCCGATCGTGCGGGTGATCGCCCTGCTGATCGCCGGAAGCAACATGCTGTTCGCCGCCCTGACGCTGTCGCTGCAGTACATCGTCCGCAATGAGTACTCCTCGGCGGCCCAGGCGGGCGTGGCGATCGGCGTGATCTTCGGGATCTCCGGCGTCGGCGGACTGCTGGGCGCGCTAAACGCGGCGTGGTGGACACGGGTCGCGTCGCTGCCCGCGCTCGTCATCGGATGCAACGTCGTCTGGGCCGTGCTCATGCCCCTGGTCGCGGTGGTGCGCTCGCCGGCCGGCCTCGGCGCCCTGTTCGCCGGAATGGGATACGCGGGCGCCCTCTGGAACGTGGCGGCTGCCTCGTATCAGCAGCGAGTGACGCCGGACGAACTCCAAGGGCGACTACTCTCCGTAGCCATTCTGGTCGCGTACGGTACCGTTCCCCTGGGATCCATGGCAGGAGGATTCCTACTGAACGCATGGGGCACAGCGCATACCGTGCTGGCGTTGGGGGCGTGCATGGCGGGACTGGCCGTGTGGACCGCACTCAGCCCGGCGATCCGTGAACTCGCGACGGCACCCCACGACTTGGCGTCGCAGACCTGA